A single genomic interval of Mycolicibacterium sp. MU0053 harbors:
- the uvrB gene encoding excinuclease ABC subunit UvrB encodes MAFATEHPVLAQSEYRAVEDVVRIGGQFEVVSDFEPAGDQPTAIEELERRVRTGERDIVLLGATGTGKSATTAWLIERLQRPTLVMAPNKTLAAQLANELREMLPHNAVEYFVSYYDYYQPEAYIAQTDTYIEKDSSINDDVERLRHSATSSLLSRRDVVVVASVSCIYGLGTPQSYLDRSVELKVGDEVPRDGLLRLLVDVQYTRNDMAFTRGTFRVRGDTVEIIPSYEELAVRIEYFGDEIEALYYMHPLTGDVVRQVDSLRVFPATHYVAGPERMAHAISSIEAELEERLAELESQGKLLEAQRLRMRTNYDVEMMRQVGFCSGIENYSRHIDGRPAGSSPATLLDYFPEDFLLVIDESHVTVPQIGGMYEGDMSRKRNLVEFGFRLPSAVDNRPLTWEEFAQRVGQTVYLSATPGPYELAQAGGEFVEQVIRPTGLLDPKVIVKPTKGQIDDLIAEIRARAERDERVLVTTLTKKMAEDLTDYLLEMNIRVRYLHSEVDTLRRVELLRQLRLGEYDVLIGINLLREGLDLPEVSLVAILDADKEGFLRSPRSLIQTIGRAARNVSGEVHMYADKITDSMKEAIDETDRRRAKQIAYNEERGLDPQPLRKKIADILDQVYREADDSDTVEVGGSGRNRSRGRRAQGEPGRAISAGIIEGRDTANMPRAELADLIKDLTEQMMTAARDLQFELAARIRDEIHDLKKELRGMDAAGLK; translated from the coding sequence ATGGCCTTTGCAACCGAGCATCCCGTGCTGGCCCAATCCGAGTACCGCGCGGTGGAAGACGTGGTCCGCATCGGCGGTCAGTTCGAGGTCGTCAGCGACTTCGAGCCGGCCGGTGATCAGCCGACGGCAATCGAGGAGCTGGAACGCCGCGTCCGGACGGGCGAGCGTGACATCGTCCTGCTCGGTGCCACCGGCACCGGCAAGTCGGCGACAACGGCGTGGCTCATCGAACGGCTGCAGCGCCCCACCCTGGTGATGGCGCCCAACAAGACGTTGGCGGCCCAGCTGGCAAACGAGTTGCGGGAGATGCTGCCGCACAATGCGGTCGAGTATTTCGTGTCGTACTACGACTATTACCAGCCGGAGGCGTACATCGCGCAGACCGATACCTACATCGAGAAGGACAGCTCGATCAACGACGACGTCGAGCGGTTGCGGCACTCGGCAACCTCGAGCCTGCTGTCGCGTCGCGATGTGGTGGTGGTCGCGTCGGTGTCCTGCATCTACGGCCTGGGCACCCCGCAGTCCTATTTGGATCGCTCGGTCGAACTCAAGGTCGGCGACGAGGTCCCCCGCGACGGGCTGCTGCGGTTGCTGGTGGATGTGCAGTACACCCGCAACGACATGGCCTTCACCCGGGGGACGTTCCGGGTGCGCGGCGACACCGTCGAGATCATCCCGTCCTACGAGGAACTCGCGGTGCGCATCGAGTACTTCGGCGACGAGATCGAGGCGCTGTATTACATGCACCCGCTGACCGGTGATGTGGTCCGCCAGGTCGATTCCCTGCGGGTTTTCCCCGCCACGCACTACGTCGCGGGTCCCGAGCGGATGGCGCACGCGATCTCGTCGATCGAGGCCGAACTCGAGGAACGGCTCGCCGAACTCGAGAGCCAGGGCAAGCTGCTCGAGGCCCAGCGGTTGCGCATGCGCACCAACTACGACGTCGAGATGATGCGCCAGGTCGGGTTCTGCTCGGGCATCGAGAACTACTCGCGCCACATCGACGGCAGACCGGCGGGTTCGTCGCCGGCGACGCTGCTGGACTACTTTCCCGAGGACTTCCTGCTGGTGATCGACGAGTCACACGTCACCGTCCCGCAGATCGGCGGGATGTACGAGGGCGACATGTCCCGCAAGCGCAACCTGGTCGAGTTCGGTTTCCGGCTGCCGTCCGCGGTGGACAACCGGCCGCTGACGTGGGAGGAGTTCGCGCAGCGGGTGGGACAGACGGTGTACCTGTCGGCCACGCCGGGGCCCTATGAGCTCGCGCAGGCCGGCGGTGAGTTCGTCGAGCAGGTCATCCGCCCCACCGGCCTGCTGGATCCGAAGGTGATCGTCAAACCCACCAAGGGCCAGATCGACGACCTGATCGCGGAGATCCGGGCCCGCGCCGAGCGGGACGAGCGGGTGCTGGTGACGACGCTGACCAAGAAAATGGCCGAGGATCTGACCGACTATCTGCTGGAGATGAACATCCGGGTGCGCTACCTGCACTCCGAGGTCGACACCCTGCGCCGGGTGGAACTGCTGCGGCAATTGCGGCTGGGGGAGTACGACGTGCTGATCGGCATCAACCTGCTGCGGGAGGGCCTGGACCTGCCCGAGGTGTCGCTGGTCGCCATCCTCGACGCCGACAAGGAGGGTTTCCTGCGGTCGCCGCGCAGTCTGATCCAGACCATCGGCCGCGCCGCGCGCAACGTCTCCGGCGAGGTGCACATGTACGCCGACAAGATCACCGACTCGATGAAGGAAGCGATCGACGAGACCGACCGGCGTCGCGCCAAGCAGATCGCCTACAACGAGGAGCGCGGGCTGGATCCGCAACCGCTGCGCAAGAAGATCGCCGATATTCTCGACCAGGTCTACCGCGAGGCGGACGACTCCGACACCGTCGAGGTGGGCGGGTCGGGCCGCAACCGGTCGCGGGGTCGTCGGGCACAAGGCGAGCCGGGCCGGGCGATCAGCGCCGGCATCATCGAGGGCCGCGACACCGCCAACATGCCGCGCGCCGAACTCGCCGACCTGATAAAGGATCTCACCGAGCAGATGATGACCGCGGCGCGCGACCTGCAATTCGAATTGGCGGCGCGGATCCGCGACGAGATCCACGACCTCAAGAAGGAATTGCGCGGCATGGATGCCGCGGGTCTGAAGTAG
- the rpsA gene encoding 30S ribosomal protein S1 has translation MPSPVATSPQVAVNDIGSAEDFLAAIDKTIKYFNDGDIVEGTIVKVDRDEVLLDIGYKTEGVIPSRELSIKHDVDPNEVVSVGDEVEALVLTKEDKEGRLILSKKRAQYERAWGTIEELKEKDEAVKGTVIEVVKGGLILDIGLRGFLPASLVEMRRVRDLQPYIGKEIEAKIIELDKNRNNVVLSRRAWLEQTQSEVRSEFLNQLTKGAIRKGVVSSIVNFGAFVDLGGVDGLVHVSELSWKHIDHPSEVVQVGDEVTVEVLDVDMDRERVSLSLKATQEDPWRHFARTHAIGQIVPGKVTKLVPFGAFVRVEEGIEGLVHISELAERHVEVPDQVVTVGDDAMVKVIDIDLDRRRISLSLKQANEDYTDEFDPSKYGMADSYDEQGNYIFPEGFDAETNEWLEGFDKQRHEWEARYAEAERRHKMHTAQMEKFAAAEAEELARPSSSSSSSRSDESSAGGSLASDAQLAALREKLAGSA, from the coding sequence ATGCCAAGTCCCGTCGCAACCTCGCCGCAAGTAGCCGTCAATGACATCGGCTCGGCTGAGGACTTTCTCGCCGCCATCGACAAGACCATCAAATACTTCAACGATGGCGACATCGTCGAAGGGACCATCGTCAAGGTTGACCGCGACGAAGTCTTGCTCGACATCGGTTACAAGACCGAAGGTGTCATACCTTCCCGCGAGCTCTCCATCAAGCACGACGTCGACCCCAACGAGGTTGTGTCCGTCGGCGATGAGGTCGAAGCTCTGGTCCTCACCAAGGAGGACAAAGAAGGCCGCCTGATCCTGTCCAAGAAGCGTGCGCAGTATGAGCGCGCTTGGGGCACCATCGAGGAACTCAAGGAGAAGGACGAGGCCGTCAAGGGCACCGTCATCGAGGTCGTCAAGGGCGGCCTGATCCTCGACATCGGCCTGCGCGGCTTCCTGCCGGCGTCGCTGGTCGAGATGCGTCGGGTCCGCGATCTGCAGCCGTACATCGGCAAGGAGATCGAAGCCAAGATCATCGAGCTGGACAAGAACCGCAACAACGTGGTGCTGTCCCGCCGTGCCTGGCTCGAGCAGACCCAGTCCGAGGTCCGCAGCGAGTTCCTCAACCAGCTCACCAAGGGCGCCATCCGCAAGGGTGTGGTGTCCTCCATCGTCAACTTCGGCGCGTTCGTCGATCTCGGCGGTGTCGACGGCCTGGTGCACGTCTCCGAGCTGTCCTGGAAGCACATCGATCACCCGTCCGAGGTGGTTCAGGTGGGCGACGAGGTCACCGTCGAGGTGCTCGACGTCGACATGGATCGCGAGCGGGTTTCCTTGTCGCTCAAGGCAACTCAGGAAGATCCGTGGCGTCACTTCGCCCGTACCCATGCCATCGGCCAGATCGTGCCGGGCAAGGTCACCAAGCTGGTTCCGTTCGGTGCGTTCGTGCGCGTCGAAGAGGGCATCGAGGGCCTGGTGCACATCTCCGAGCTGGCCGAGCGCCACGTCGAGGTGCCGGATCAGGTTGTCACCGTCGGTGACGACGCGATGGTCAAGGTCATCGACATCGATCTCGATCGTCGCCGGATCTCGCTGAGCCTTAAGCAGGCCAACGAGGACTACACCGACGAGTTCGATCCCTCGAAGTACGGCATGGCCGACAGCTACGACGAGCAGGGGAACTACATCTTCCCCGAGGGCTTCGACGCCGAGACCAACGAGTGGCTCGAGGGCTTCGACAAGCAGCGCCACGAGTGGGAGGCCCGCTACGCCGAGGCCGAGCGGCGGCACAAGATGCACACCGCGCAGATGGAGAAGTTCGCTGCGGCCGAGGCCGAGGAACTGGCCCGTCCGTCGAGCTCCAGCTCGTCTTCGCGGTCGGATGAGTCCTCCGCTGGTGGTTCGTTGGCCAGCGATGCTCAGCTCGCCGCACTGCGGGAGAAACTGGCCGGCAGCGCGTAA
- a CDS encoding NAD(P)H-binding protein translates to MRTTVLVLGATGTTGAAVVEELRRFSDLSLRTATRAPAAPTDLEHRVFDWFDAATWRPALDGVDRLYLLAPVGHPDPVTVVGTFAELAAATGLRRVVMLSSSAVASGDAGLGAVDALVRTTFPEWEILRPSWFMQNFVGSHPLAESVRATGEFITATGDGRLPFIDARDIGRCAAALLGAARSSTAEHVLTGPAALSYDEAAAVMSEVTGRRVTHRAVAPERYVDRLVAAGHDAEFAAGLVALDGLVRDGEQARVTDAVERLTGSPPRSFEDFLRSRRWP, encoded by the coding sequence GTGAGGACGACGGTTCTCGTCCTGGGTGCCACCGGAACCACCGGAGCGGCCGTGGTCGAGGAACTGCGCCGATTTTCGGACCTGTCGCTCCGCACGGCCACGCGGGCGCCGGCGGCACCGACCGACCTCGAGCATCGCGTCTTCGACTGGTTCGACGCTGCCACGTGGCGCCCGGCACTCGACGGGGTCGACCGCCTCTATCTGTTGGCGCCGGTCGGTCACCCAGACCCCGTCACGGTGGTCGGCACGTTCGCCGAGCTCGCCGCGGCAACGGGCCTGCGTCGCGTCGTCATGCTCAGTTCGTCGGCGGTGGCCTCCGGGGACGCGGGTCTCGGGGCGGTCGACGCGCTGGTGCGCACAACCTTTCCCGAATGGGAGATCCTGCGACCGTCGTGGTTCATGCAGAACTTCGTCGGCAGTCATCCGCTCGCCGAAAGCGTCCGAGCGACCGGCGAATTCATCACCGCCACCGGGGACGGCAGGCTTCCGTTCATCGACGCCAGGGACATCGGCCGGTGCGCCGCCGCGCTGCTCGGCGCCGCGCGTAGCAGCACTGCCGAGCACGTCCTGACCGGTCCTGCGGCACTGAGCTACGACGAGGCCGCCGCGGTGATGTCCGAAGTCACCGGCCGGCGGGTCACCCACCGCGCCGTCGCCCCCGAACGCTACGTCGACCGTCTCGTCGCGGCCGGTCACGACGCCGAGTTCGCCGCCGGTCTGGTGGCTCTCGACGGGCTCGTGCGCGACGGTGAACAGGCGCGCGTCACCGACGCCGTCGAGCGGCTCACCGGAAGTCCGCCGCGCAGCTTCGAGGACTTCCTCCGCAGCCGGCGGTGGCCGTGA
- a CDS encoding DUF402 domain-containing protein: MHPPKHEVFDLTARTNTDPKGFVRAVDVYTLARWGGLYLARPTPGREQFHYLESWLLPPLGLRVTVFHWNRGFERDQDFYLDVAEITVDGDCWRTEDHYIDLVVRTGVGTEVVDVDELLEAHRIGLVPAEAAEQAIRRAVSAVAGLAEHGHDLHAWLQGNGIELSWR, encoded by the coding sequence ATCCACCCTCCCAAACACGAAGTTTTCGACCTGACCGCGCGGACCAACACCGATCCGAAGGGCTTCGTCCGTGCGGTGGACGTCTACACGCTGGCGCGGTGGGGCGGACTGTATCTGGCCCGGCCGACACCGGGCCGCGAGCAGTTCCACTATCTCGAGTCATGGTTGCTGCCGCCGCTGGGCCTGCGGGTCACGGTCTTCCACTGGAATCGCGGTTTCGAACGCGATCAGGACTTCTATCTCGACGTCGCGGAGATCACCGTCGACGGTGACTGCTGGCGAACCGAAGACCACTACATCGACCTGGTGGTGCGCACCGGCGTGGGCACCGAGGTGGTGGACGTGGATGAGTTGCTCGAGGCCCACCGCATCGGACTGGTGCCCGCGGAGGCCGCTGAACAGGCAATTCGTCGCGCGGTGAGCGCCGTCGCCGGCCTCGCCGAACACGGCCACGATCTGCATGCGTGGCTGCAGGGTAACGGCATCGAACTGTCGTGGCGATAA
- a CDS encoding nuclear transport factor 2 family protein, with translation MEQLDDQQRRRRAHAAIDRLQHALLDHDMPAFADEWAPDGTMSFPFAPPGWPELDSREAVRAYVSDYTQTFDVAAITRQIRHDTADPDTVILEWAVSGRVLKTGNPYEIAYVAVITVGADGISVYRDYWNPLAAGAALGGLDEMMAAFSVAGEK, from the coding sequence ATGGAACAACTCGACGACCAGCAGCGCCGGCGGCGGGCGCACGCCGCGATCGATCGGCTGCAGCACGCCCTGCTCGACCACGACATGCCGGCGTTCGCCGATGAATGGGCGCCGGACGGCACCATGTCGTTCCCCTTCGCACCGCCCGGCTGGCCGGAGCTCGACAGCCGCGAGGCGGTGCGGGCTTACGTGTCCGACTACACGCAGACCTTCGACGTCGCGGCCATCACCCGGCAGATCCGCCACGACACCGCGGACCCGGACACCGTGATCCTCGAGTGGGCGGTGAGCGGGCGCGTGCTCAAAACAGGCAATCCGTACGAGATCGCCTACGTCGCCGTCATCACCGTGGGTGCCGACGGCATCAGTGTCTATCGCGACTACTGGAATCCGCTGGCCGCCGGTGCGGCGCTGGGCGGGCTCGACGAGATGATGGCAGCCTTCAGCGTGGCGGGCGAGAAGTGA
- the coaE gene encoding dephospho-CoA kinase, whose translation MLRIGLSGGIGAGKSTVSTTFSECGGIVVDGDVIAREVVEPGTEGLAKLVDAFGRDILHDSGPLAGALNRPALAAIAFSDDEKRATLNGIVHPLVAHRRSELLAAAAEAHESPVVIEDIPLLVESQMASMFPLVVIVHADVETRVARLLEYRGFSQEDARARIAAQATEEQRRAVADVWLDNSGSAGDLKERALALWHERILPFSHNLTKRRPAYAEPRLVPSDPSWSEQAARIVARLKTAGGHRVRRVDHIGSTAVPGLDAKDVIDIQVTVDSLATADGLAAAFLAAGYPELDDITADVPKPNGRSTVASFDHSDDPSLWGKRYFKSADPGRPTNVHVRVEGWPNQQFALLFTDWLAANPGVQADYVAAKRHAHNQGRGDIGAYAAAKEPWFLDAYRRAWEWADTTGWRPR comes from the coding sequence GTGCTGCGTATTGGATTGAGCGGTGGAATCGGCGCCGGGAAGTCAACGGTGTCCACGACATTCAGCGAGTGTGGCGGGATCGTCGTCGACGGTGACGTCATCGCCCGCGAGGTGGTCGAGCCCGGCACCGAGGGGCTGGCCAAGCTTGTCGACGCGTTCGGCAGGGACATTCTGCACGACAGTGGCCCCCTGGCCGGTGCGCTGAACCGTCCCGCGTTGGCCGCCATCGCCTTCAGCGACGACGAGAAGCGCGCGACTCTCAACGGCATCGTGCATCCGTTGGTGGCGCACCGGCGCTCGGAGTTGCTTGCCGCCGCGGCCGAGGCCCACGAGAGCCCAGTCGTGATCGAGGACATCCCGCTGTTGGTCGAATCCCAGATGGCGTCGATGTTCCCGCTGGTGGTGATCGTGCACGCGGATGTCGAGACCCGGGTGGCGCGCCTGCTGGAATACCGCGGCTTCAGCCAGGAGGACGCGCGGGCGCGGATCGCCGCGCAGGCGACCGAGGAGCAGCGCCGCGCGGTCGCCGACGTCTGGCTGGACAACTCCGGTAGCGCGGGCGATCTCAAGGAACGGGCGCTGGCCCTCTGGCATGAGCGGATCCTGCCGTTCTCGCACAACCTGACCAAGCGCCGGCCCGCCTACGCCGAACCGCGGTTGGTGCCGTCGGACCCGTCCTGGTCCGAACAGGCCGCCCGGATCGTGGCCCGGCTGAAAACCGCGGGCGGACATCGGGTGCGGCGCGTCGACCACATCGGTTCGACCGCGGTGCCCGGCCTCGACGCCAAGGACGTCATCGACATCCAGGTGACCGTCGATTCGTTGGCGACCGCCGACGGCCTCGCTGCGGCGTTCCTGGCCGCCGGCTATCCGGAGTTGGACGACATCACCGCCGATGTGCCAAAGCCCAACGGCCGCAGCACAGTTGCATCATTCGATCACAGCGATGACCCGTCGCTGTGGGGCAAGCGCTACTTCAAGTCCGCGGACCCGGGCCGGCCCACCAACGTCCACGTCCGGGTCGAGGGGTGGCCGAACCAGCAGTTCGCCTTGCTGTTCACCGACTGGCTTGCGGCCAATCCCGGTGTGCAGGCCGACTACGTGGCGGCCAAACGCCACGCCCACAACCAGGGCCGCGGCGACATCGGCGCGTACGCCGCGGCGAAAGAACCGTGGTTCCTCGACGCGTACCGCCGCGCCTGGGAGTGGGCCGACACCACGGGCTGGCGACCACGCTGA
- a CDS encoding TetR/AcrR family transcriptional regulator, with amino-acid sequence MSAGRPRDERVTEAILAAVYNELAEVGVRGLTMEAVARRAGVGKSALYRRWPSKVELTADLLRTLSVTGAPAPDTGSLRGDVLVLLDEVQAWLTDPKVRSIYPDLLAEAQRNPALGVALMDHVGRPRRTRGQTVLDRAAQRGELAEEADCELILDAIAALVFWRVIALSRPVTRAHLQKVASLICAMAAGAGAAGSAS; translated from the coding sequence GTGAGTGCGGGGCGTCCGCGCGACGAACGGGTGACCGAGGCGATCCTGGCTGCGGTGTACAACGAACTCGCCGAGGTCGGCGTGCGCGGCCTCACCATGGAGGCCGTCGCCCGGCGGGCCGGCGTCGGCAAGAGCGCGCTGTACCGGCGATGGCCCTCGAAGGTCGAGCTGACCGCGGACTTGTTGCGGACGCTGAGCGTCACCGGTGCTCCGGCGCCCGACACCGGATCGCTGCGTGGTGACGTCCTGGTGCTGCTCGACGAGGTGCAGGCCTGGCTGACCGACCCGAAGGTGCGCTCCATCTATCCGGACCTGCTTGCCGAGGCGCAGCGCAATCCCGCCCTCGGTGTCGCGCTCATGGACCATGTCGGCCGACCCCGGCGGACCCGTGGGCAGACCGTCCTGGACCGGGCCGCGCAGCGCGGGGAACTGGCCGAAGAAGCCGATTGTGAACTGATCCTCGATGCGATCGCCGCGCTGGTGTTCTGGCGGGTGATCGCGCTGAGCCGACCGGTGACCCGGGCACATCTGCAGAAGGTGGCATCCCTGATCTGCGCCATGGCCGCCGGCGCGGGCGCAGCGGGCTCCGCCTCATGA
- a CDS encoding PrsW family intramembrane metalloprotease — MQYPVLPQQPVPPLTPALPTKIRQVGAPLAVIIALGTLTALILVLIVATNPGGAVLALVLTTIAMTVVVGAYLWLDRWEPEPPRLLVLAFLWGASVAIVISVLLEVAFEYAINPTATTESATSFFTIAIGAPAIEEAAKGLFLLLMMTGVRRLELNSMTDCLVFAGLVGAGFAWMEDIFYIASGETMGASLATAGLRLVMAPFAHSLFTTCIGIAVYLALQQRHTVLKVGYLVAGYLAAVLLHGLWNASALLGPKAYFGVYVLWMMPIFALAIVLAVHSRRREQRVVAAKLPGMVAAGVVTADEATWLGSLGSRKVAVAAAAQHGKPAAKGVRHFAVQVVELAFAQDRIDRGFGDQRVIELRNDETYRVYAARAHVAPTLHWLNDYRAR; from the coding sequence GTGCAATATCCCGTGCTCCCGCAGCAGCCGGTGCCACCGCTGACGCCCGCGCTGCCGACCAAGATCCGCCAGGTCGGCGCGCCGCTGGCGGTCATCATCGCCCTGGGCACCCTGACCGCACTGATCCTGGTGCTGATCGTCGCGACCAACCCGGGTGGCGCGGTGCTGGCGCTGGTGCTGACGACGATCGCGATGACCGTCGTCGTGGGCGCCTACCTCTGGCTGGACCGCTGGGAACCCGAACCGCCGCGGCTACTGGTGCTGGCCTTCCTGTGGGGCGCCTCGGTGGCGATCGTCATCTCGGTGCTCCTGGAGGTGGCGTTCGAATACGCGATCAATCCCACCGCGACCACCGAATCGGCCACCAGCTTCTTCACCATCGCCATCGGTGCGCCGGCCATCGAGGAGGCGGCCAAGGGTCTGTTCCTGCTGTTGATGATGACCGGTGTGCGCCGGCTCGAACTGAACTCGATGACCGACTGCCTGGTGTTCGCGGGGCTGGTCGGGGCCGGGTTCGCCTGGATGGAGGACATCTTCTACATCGCCAGCGGCGAGACCATGGGTGCCTCGCTGGCGACGGCCGGCCTACGGCTGGTCATGGCGCCGTTCGCGCATTCGCTGTTCACCACGTGCATCGGTATCGCGGTGTACCTCGCGCTGCAGCAGCGCCACACCGTGCTGAAGGTCGGATATCTGGTGGCCGGCTATCTGGCTGCGGTCCTGCTGCACGGGCTGTGGAACGCCTCGGCGCTGCTGGGTCCCAAGGCCTATTTCGGGGTGTACGTGCTGTGGATGATGCCGATCTTCGCGCTGGCCATCGTTCTCGCCGTGCACAGCCGACGCCGCGAGCAGCGCGTCGTAGCGGCGAAGCTACCCGGAATGGTCGCCGCGGGGGTGGTGACCGCCGACGAAGCCACCTGGCTGGGATCCCTGGGTTCGCGCAAGGTGGCGGTCGCCGCAGCGGCCCAGCACGGCAAGCCCGCCGCCAAGGGCGTGCGGCACTTCGCCGTGCAGGTCGTCGAGTTGGCGTTCGCCCAGGATCGGATCGACCGCGGATTCGGCGACCAGCGCGTCATCGAACTCCGCAACGACGAGACCTACCGGGTGTACGCGGCGCGGGCCCACGTCGCCCCGACGTTGCACTGGCTCAACGACTACCGGGCACGCTGA
- the aztD gene encoding zinc metallochaperone AztD, with protein MVTSKRLVAALSVTVLAVGCGSGGQSGEVATEPAPVPRAAEQSVPTPRLVLSYDGGLLVLDATTLDQVADLPIPGFVRLNSAHNGRHILVSQSDGFAVFDTGTWTEAHGDHGHHYTAAPSLTEVRFGGDKPGHVVAYDGRLTLFSDGTGDVEVVDAKDLLDRAVDVEATAVTTTEPHHGVAVARADGSVVHSVGDSEYRSGIAILNPAGRKIAGSNQCPGLHGEATAAEGVITFGCQDGALLVRGNEIQKVRSPDPYGRIGNLAGSAASPVVLGDYKTDADAELERPQQFALIDSATGELRVVPLETSYSFRSLARGPEGEAVILGTDGALHVFEPSTGTRTGRIEVIDGWTEPDEWQSPMPNLYLQGGTAYVSDPRARRLVAVDLATGRLLAETSLEEPPIELTGVLG; from the coding sequence ATGGTGACCTCCAAGCGACTCGTGGCTGCGCTGTCCGTGACCGTTCTCGCCGTCGGATGTGGGTCGGGAGGGCAGTCCGGAGAAGTTGCCACCGAACCTGCGCCGGTGCCGCGGGCGGCAGAGCAGTCGGTACCCACGCCGCGGCTGGTGCTCAGCTACGACGGCGGCTTGCTGGTCCTCGACGCTACGACGCTGGATCAAGTCGCCGACCTGCCGATACCGGGGTTCGTCCGGCTCAACTCGGCCCACAACGGCCGGCACATCCTGGTCTCCCAGTCCGACGGGTTCGCCGTCTTCGATACCGGCACCTGGACCGAGGCTCACGGCGACCACGGGCACCACTACACCGCCGCGCCCAGCCTGACCGAGGTGCGATTCGGTGGGGACAAACCCGGACACGTGGTGGCGTATGACGGCCGATTGACGTTATTCAGCGACGGCACCGGCGACGTGGAGGTGGTCGATGCGAAGGATTTACTTGACCGCGCCGTCGACGTCGAAGCGACCGCCGTGACGACCACCGAGCCGCACCACGGCGTGGCCGTCGCCCGTGCCGACGGCTCTGTGGTGCACAGCGTCGGTGATAGCGAATACCGTTCCGGCATAGCGATTCTCAACCCCGCCGGCCGCAAGATCGCCGGCAGCAATCAGTGTCCGGGACTGCACGGGGAGGCCACCGCGGCCGAGGGTGTGATCACCTTCGGTTGTCAGGACGGCGCCCTGCTGGTGCGCGGCAACGAGATCCAGAAGGTTCGCAGCCCTGATCCGTACGGGCGGATCGGCAACCTGGCGGGCAGCGCCGCTTCGCCGGTGGTGCTCGGCGACTACAAAACCGATGCGGACGCCGAACTCGAGCGCCCGCAACAGTTCGCCCTCATCGACTCGGCGACCGGAGAGCTCCGGGTGGTGCCGCTCGAGACCAGCTACAGCTTTCGGTCGTTGGCCCGCGGTCCCGAGGGCGAAGCGGTGATCCTGGGAACCGACGGTGCATTGCACGTGTTTGAGCCGTCGACGGGGACCCGCACCGGCCGCATCGAGGTCATCGACGGCTGGACCGAACCGGACGAGTGGCAGTCGCCGATGCCCAACCTGTACCTGCAGGGCGGGACCGCCTATGTCAGTGATCCGCGGGCGCGGCGACTGGTTGCCGTCGACCTGGCCACCGGCCGACTCCTCGCCGAGACCTCACTTGAGGAGCCCCCCATCGAGCTGACCGGAGTCCTCGGCTGA
- a CDS encoding calcium/sodium antiporter yields the protein MTSDLAWFAIGLIALVAGSDWLVKGGTRLASQLGISPILIGLTVVSIGTSMPELAVGLRAAASGNGSLAVGNIAGTNIVNLLLILGLSALLRPLVFQLRTLKLDLPMMTAAAVLLWLLASDGTLSMSDGAVLTVCAIFYTAVLIYSARRENQSVQDEFAEEYAGPVAGAPVRRTLLRDVTLLLVGIVVVVIGADWLVRGAVGVAQDFGVSDAFIGLTVVAIGTSAPELATTLVATFRGERDIAIGNLLGSSVYNILLILGVTVLGAGRALQLDPTLVRIDIPVMALVALVCIPIFLTGRRVSRLEGGAMVAAYLGYLAFLVVGQM from the coding sequence ATGACGTCGGATCTGGCCTGGTTCGCGATTGGTTTGATCGCGCTGGTCGCCGGGTCCGACTGGTTGGTCAAGGGCGGCACGCGGCTGGCGAGCCAACTTGGGATCTCACCGATTCTGATCGGGCTGACGGTGGTGTCGATCGGCACCAGCATGCCCGAACTCGCGGTGGGTCTGCGGGCAGCGGCCAGCGGCAACGGATCGCTGGCGGTCGGCAACATCGCGGGCACCAACATTGTGAACCTGCTGCTGATCCTGGGCCTCAGTGCCCTGTTGCGGCCACTGGTCTTTCAGTTGCGGACCCTGAAGCTCGATCTGCCGATGATGACGGCGGCCGCGGTCCTGCTGTGGTTGTTGGCCTCCGACGGCACTCTGTCGATGAGCGACGGTGCGGTGTTGACGGTCTGCGCGATCTTCTACACCGCGGTGTTGATCTACTCGGCCCGGCGCGAGAACCAGAGCGTGCAGGACGAATTCGCCGAGGAGTACGCCGGTCCGGTGGCGGGCGCGCCGGTACGGCGGACACTGCTGCGCGACGTGACGTTGTTGCTCGTCGGCATCGTGGTGGTGGTGATCGGCGCGGACTGGCTGGTTCGCGGCGCGGTCGGGGTCGCGCAGGACTTCGGGGTATCGGATGCCTTCATCGGTTTGACGGTGGTGGCGATCGGCACGTCGGCTCCGGAACTCGCGACCACGCTGGTCGCCACCTTCCGGGGCGAGCGCGACATCGCGATCGGAAACCTGTTGGGCAGCAGCGTTTACAACATCCTGTTGATCTTGGGTGTCACGGTGCTCGGCGCCGGGCGCGCCTTGCAACTGGATCCCACCCTGGTGCGCATCGACATCCCGGTGATGGCGCTGGTGGCTCTGGTCTGCATTCCGATCTTCCTCACCGGCCGGCGCGTCAGCCGGTTGGAGGGCGGCGCGATGGTGGCCGCGTACCTGGGATATCTGGCCTTCCTGGTGGTCGGGCAGATGTGA